From one Desulfobacterales bacterium genomic stretch:
- the miaA gene encoding tRNA (adenosine(37)-N6)-dimethylallyltransferase MiaA produces the protein MDAVFEKIKVVVICGPTGSGKTSLAVHLAQELRGEIISADSMQIYRYMDIGTAKPTPSEQSLVSHHLIDVVDPDAAFDAAKFVNMATAIIRELDDSRKVPLIVGGTGLYIKALIHGLFMEGLSNATIRNRLKRIALDKGAGFLYDRLCECDPVAAERIHPNDTIRIVRALEIYEHTGKTISQYHREHGFSECPFHALKIGLTMPRERLYSRIDDRVDAMIEAGLLDEVKRLLDQGYSQANKSMLSIGYRHMTDYIGGRVSWDETIRIMKRDTRRYAKRQMTWFKADPEITWFEPEQKGSVKQMVLNFLQSA, from the coding sequence ATGGACGCTGTTTTTGAAAAAATTAAAGTTGTTGTTATCTGCGGCCCCACGGGTTCCGGGAAAACGTCTTTGGCGGTTCACCTGGCGCAGGAGCTTCGTGGCGAAATAATCAGCGCCGATTCCATGCAGATCTATCGGTATATGGATATTGGAACTGCAAAACCAACGCCTTCTGAGCAGTCTCTCGTATCGCACCATTTGATAGATGTGGTGGACCCGGATGCGGCATTTGATGCGGCAAAATTTGTAAACATGGCCACAGCGATAATCCGGGAACTTGACGACAGCCGGAAAGTTCCGCTTATAGTCGGGGGGACAGGGCTTTATATCAAGGCGCTTATCCACGGCCTGTTTATGGAAGGTTTATCAAATGCAACGATTCGAAACCGCTTGAAACGGATTGCCCTCGATAAAGGTGCCGGGTTTCTTTATGACCGGCTGTGCGAATGCGATCCGGTTGCGGCAGAGAGAATACATCCGAATGATACAATAAGGATTGTCAGGGCGCTTGAGATATATGAACATACCGGTAAGACCATTTCGCAGTATCACAGAGAACATGGGTTTTCAGAGTGTCCGTTTCATGCCTTGAAAATTGGATTGACAATGCCCAGAGAGCGGCTGTATTCCAGAATCGATGACAGGGTTGATGCGATGATTGAAGCCGGGCTCCTGGACGAAGTCAAGCGCCTTCTTGATCAGGGTTACAGCCAAGCGAACAAATCCATGCTGTCGATCGGCTACCGGCATATGACCGATTATATCGGGGGGCGTGTTTCCTGGGATGAAACGATTCGAATTATGAAACGGGATACCCGTCGATATGCTAAACGCCAGATGACATGGTTTAAAGCCGATCCGGAGATTACATGGTTTGAACCCGAGCAGAAGGGATCCGTGAAACAAATGGTTCTGAATTTTTTACAGTCCGCCTGA
- a CDS encoding TusE/DsrC/DsvC family sulfur relay protein, giving the protein MPVVEFQGKTFITDEDGFINSYEAWCMEWVQFVKKEEGIDDLSEDHWKVINTLQDYYQKNGIAPMVRILSKVTGFKLKHIYELFPSGPGKGACKMAGLPKPTGCV; this is encoded by the coding sequence ATGCCAGTGGTTGAATTTCAAGGTAAAACATTCATCACCGATGAAGACGGATTTATCAATTCTTATGAGGCCTGGTGCATGGAGTGGGTTCAATTTGTAAAAAAGGAAGAAGGAATCGATGATCTTTCTGAAGATCACTGGAAAGTGATCAATACCCTTCAGGATTATTATCAAAAAAATGGTATCGCCCCGATGGTTCGTATATTGTCGAAAGTGACCGGATTCAAATTAAAACATATCTATGAGCTTTTCCCTTCCGGACCCGGCAAGGGGGCGTGCAAAATGGCAGGCTTGCCAAAACCTACCGGTTGTGTGTAA
- a CDS encoding secondary thiamine-phosphate synthase enzyme YjbQ, whose protein sequence is MILTVKSAHQTELIDITSDIQNLIQSSRIRDGICFLFTPHTTAAVTINENADPDVTSDMLMVLNQLVPWKAAYRHAEGNSPAHVKSTLVGASELIEIAENKLVLGTWQGIFFCEFDGPRTRKLHVRLIPAS, encoded by the coding sequence ATGATTCTTACTGTAAAATCCGCTCATCAGACCGAACTGATCGATATCACATCCGATATTCAGAATCTGATTCAAAGCAGCCGGATTCGTGACGGGATCTGTTTCCTGTTTACACCCCACACAACCGCCGCTGTAACGATTAACGAAAATGCCGACCCGGACGTAACGTCTGATATGCTGATGGTATTAAATCAGCTGGTTCCCTGGAAGGCTGCCTATCGACATGCGGAAGGAAACTCGCCGGCGCATGTAAAGTCCACCCTTGTCGGTGCATCCGAACTCATTGAAATCGCAGAAAACAAACTGGTATTAGGTACCTGGCAGGGTATATTTTTTTGCGAGTTTGACGGCCCTCGCACCAGAAAATTGCATGTGCGCCTGATACCCGCATCATAA
- a CDS encoding AsnC family transcriptional regulator, translating to MSALDDTDKRLLNRIQSDFPITSRPFQTIADDIGLSENEVLDRIGQLKASGIIRRIGANFVPAKLGYVSTLCAAKVPEHRIEFFAQTVNRYTGVTHHYLRENEFNIWFTFIASSMEKIDQYLNDISRETGITEILNLPATNVFKIKAEFGL from the coding sequence ATGTCAGCTTTGGATGATACGGACAAACGACTTCTCAATCGGATACAGTCTGATTTTCCCATCACATCAAGGCCCTTTCAGACGATTGCGGACGATATCGGTCTTTCTGAAAATGAAGTTTTAGATCGAATCGGCCAGTTGAAAGCCAGCGGTATTATTCGCCGGATCGGCGCCAATTTTGTTCCGGCAAAGCTGGGGTATGTGAGCACACTGTGCGCAGCAAAAGTCCCGGAACACAGAATCGAATTTTTTGCTCAGACAGTAAACCGCTACACGGGGGTAACTCACCATTATCTCAGAGAAAATGAATTTAATATCTGGTTTACTTTTATTGCATCATCCATGGAAAAAATTGACCAATATCTGAATGATATTTCCCGGGAGACCGGAATAACAGAAATTCTGAATCTTCCTGCAACAAATGTGTTTAAAATTAAAGCCGAGTTCGGACTTTAG
- a CDS encoding amino acid ABC transporter permease yields the protein MRYRKYLISRLDIFIALLLIAAVLYIGYRINVGLHYKWNWKIIPQYLFRYDAENEKWVANLLMQGLFTTIRLSAWGTVLAMFIGTVMGLCRISQSLFKRLVSGTYVELMRNIPPLVLIFIFYFFVSEQFLPVLGVEEFVRNSSWPVQWVMAVLFAPPTLLNEFLSATVTLAVFEGAYITEIVRAGIQSVEKGQWEAACAMGLSKWQQMRYVVLPQAFGRVLPPLTGQFISTIKDSAIVSVISIQELTFQGMELISATYLTFEIWITVALLYLMLTLPCSMIVGRIETYVNRFLSVGLHDFVRRG from the coding sequence TTGAGATACCGTAAGTATTTAATTTCAAGATTAGATATATTCATTGCGCTGCTGCTGATCGCCGCCGTGTTATATATTGGTTACAGAATCAACGTGGGACTTCATTATAAATGGAACTGGAAGATTATCCCCCAGTATTTGTTCCGGTATGATGCGGAAAATGAAAAGTGGGTGGCAAATCTGCTGATGCAGGGGCTGTTTACCACGATTCGTCTGAGTGCCTGGGGCACGGTCCTTGCGATGTTCATCGGAACGGTGATGGGATTGTGCCGTATCAGCCAAAGTCTGTTCAAAAGACTGGTGTCCGGAACCTATGTGGAGCTGATGCGAAACATTCCGCCGCTGGTTCTGATTTTTATTTTTTATTTTTTCGTCAGCGAACAGTTCCTCCCGGTGCTGGGTGTCGAAGAATTTGTCCGAAACAGTTCCTGGCCGGTTCAGTGGGTCATGGCTGTTTTATTTGCACCGCCCACGCTGCTCAATGAGTTTTTATCGGCAACCGTTACCCTGGCGGTTTTTGAGGGGGCATATATTACGGAAATTGTCAGGGCCGGCATCCAGTCTGTTGAAAAAGGGCAATGGGAAGCGGCTTGCGCTATGGGGCTGTCAAAATGGCAGCAGATGCGATACGTGGTCTTACCGCAGGCGTTTGGACGTGTTCTGCCGCCCCTGACCGGTCAGTTCATCTCGACAATTAAAGATTCGGCTATCGTTTCGGTCATCTCCATTCAGGAGCTCACTTTCCAGGGAATGGAACTGATATCGGCAACGTATTTGACATTTGAAATATGGATCACCGTAGCCCTTTTGTATCTCATGTTGACCCTGCCATGTTCGATGATCGTCGGCCGAATTGAAACGTATGTGAATCGGTTCCTTTCGGTGGGCCTGCATGATTTTGTCCGGCGAGGATGA
- a CDS encoding transporter substrate-binding domain-containing protein, with translation MLLIIALMGCFSGCSNEPTPTAPQAESALERVMKQGVLRVGMSTFVPWAMKDKTGRLIGFEIDVATRLAQDMGVNVEFVPTKWAGIIPALITGKFDIIIGGMGILPNRNLKVNFSIPYDYTGMSIVAHKKLAEGFNSLEDFNKPGVSLAARLGSTAVTAARRFMPDATLSLFDDESQAYQELLNGRVYGVVGSAPTPGFQALKYPDKLFLPLSDTFTREPIGFALRKGDVDTLNFVDSWIRVVEEEGWLKERKRYWFDTRLWEPMIQ, from the coding sequence ATGTTATTGATTATAGCGTTGATGGGCTGCTTTTCGGGCTGCTCGAATGAGCCAACGCCTACCGCGCCGCAAGCGGAGAGTGCGCTGGAGCGGGTGATGAAACAGGGGGTGCTTCGGGTGGGGATGTCCACGTTTGTGCCATGGGCCATGAAGGATAAAACCGGCAGGCTGATCGGGTTTGAAATCGATGTGGCTACACGACTTGCTCAGGATATGGGGGTGAATGTAGAATTCGTTCCGACCAAATGGGCCGGGATTATCCCGGCCTTGATTACCGGCAAATTTGATATCATTATCGGCGGAATGGGAATTCTCCCCAACCGTAACCTGAAGGTGAATTTCAGCATCCCTTATGATTATACCGGCATGTCTATCGTCGCCCATAAGAAGCTTGCAGAGGGATTTAATTCGCTGGAGGATTTTAATAAACCGGGCGTATCGCTGGCAGCGAGACTGGGCTCTACAGCGGTGACAGCGGCCAGACGGTTCATGCCGGATGCTACCCTGAGTCTGTTTGACGATGAGTCCCAGGCCTATCAGGAGCTTTTGAACGGCAGGGTTTACGGTGTAGTCGGATCAGCTCCCACGCCCGGTTTCCAGGCGCTCAAGTATCCGGATAAACTGTTTTTGCCCCTGTCCGATACCTTTACCAGAGAGCCCATTGGATTTGCCTTGAGAAAAGGAGATGTAGATACACTGAATTTTGTCGACAGCTGGATTCGTGTTGTTGAGGAGGAAGGCTGGTTAAAGGAACGAAAACGCTACTGGTTTGACACCCGATTGTGGGAGCCCATGATTCAATAG
- a CDS encoding amino acid ABC transporter permease has protein sequence MKRICLPLKNKFHKLIGLPLADILKFLAAAGFIIWLMYRGTEKTGYNWQWYRVFRYVCSFDDGRFVIGPLLDGLIVTVRITVYSLVAMFFFGLLSALFRLSDSFLAKILARGYIELIRNTPLLVQLFFIYFVISPVLDIGRFTSAVLALSLFEGAYASEIFRAGIVSIHKSQWEAAYSQGFTGFQTCRFIIFPQAVRRILPPLTGQSISLLKDSALVSTIAIYDLTMQGQAIISETYLTFEIWFVLAGIYLVLAMVISMGVQRLEKRFKVET, from the coding sequence ATGAAACGAATTTGTCTGCCTTTGAAAAACAAATTCCATAAACTGATCGGTTTGCCCCTGGCAGACATTCTCAAGTTCCTTGCAGCTGCCGGTTTCATCATCTGGCTGATGTACCGCGGTACGGAGAAAACAGGTTACAACTGGCAGTGGTATCGTGTTTTCCGGTATGTCTGCTCATTTGATGATGGCCGATTTGTCATCGGACCCCTTCTTGACGGACTGATCGTAACCGTCCGCATCACGGTATATAGTTTAGTCGCAATGTTTTTTTTTGGTCTGTTATCGGCGCTGTTTCGACTCTCCGATTCGTTTCTGGCAAAAATTCTGGCCAGGGGATACATCGAACTTATCCGCAATACGCCGCTTCTGGTTCAACTGTTTTTCATTTATTTCGTCATATCACCGGTCCTCGATATCGGTCGGTTTACCTCCGCTGTGCTGGCATTGAGTCTGTTTGAGGGGGCATATGCATCTGAAATTTTTCGGGCCGGCATTGTTTCAATTCATAAAAGCCAGTGGGAGGCGGCTTACAGCCAGGGTTTTACAGGTTTTCAGACCTGCCGATTCATTATTTTTCCTCAAGCCGTTCGCAGAATTCTTCCCCCCCTGACCGGACAGAGCATATCCCTGCTTAAAGATTCTGCGCTGGTAAGTACCATTGCCATATATGACCTGACCATGCAGGGGCAGGCAATTATTTCCGAAACCTATCTGACGTTTGAAATCTGGTTTGTGCTTGCGGGAATTTATCTGGTCCTGGCCATGGTAATTTCGATGGGCGTCCAGAGGTTGGAAAAACGTTTCAAAGTCGAGACGTGA
- a CDS encoding alpha/beta fold hydrolase, translated as MNDSLKEDYSTLDHPEIAVCMFYPRPESKMADTSVFAQDVLIPVDKGINIGARFHMSKSAGGNVVFFHGNGEIVADYDELGPVYNRMGINFIAVDYRGYGRSNGTPGVSWMLNDSHAIFRFIRQWLKTNGYTGPLIIMGRSMGSASALELAACYNRDIGGLIIESGFAYTLALLKVLGVRVASLKLTEENGFHHLEKIRVVDRPVLIIHAEWDHIIPFRDAQALYDACGAEDKQLLKIPEANHNDILSCGFTAYMGAVKKITDKAIHP; from the coding sequence ATGAATGATAGTTTGAAAGAAGATTACTCAACGCTGGATCATCCGGAAATTGCCGTGTGCATGTTTTATCCCCGGCCGGAAAGTAAAATGGCTGACACCTCCGTTTTTGCACAGGATGTGTTGATTCCTGTGGATAAGGGGATCAACATCGGCGCCCGGTTTCATATGTCGAAATCCGCTGGCGGCAACGTTGTTTTTTTCCATGGCAATGGCGAAATCGTGGCGGATTATGATGAACTCGGTCCCGTCTACAACCGGATGGGGATCAACTTCATTGCGGTGGATTACCGGGGTTACGGACGATCGAACGGCACTCCCGGCGTCAGCTGGATGCTCAATGACAGTCATGCGATTTTCAGGTTTATACGGCAATGGCTGAAGACCAATGGATATACCGGGCCATTGATCATTATGGGCAGATCCATGGGAAGCGCATCAGCCCTTGAACTGGCCGCATGCTATAACCGTGATATCGGCGGGCTGATCATCGAAAGCGGATTTGCTTATACCCTTGCACTGTTGAAGGTGCTCGGTGTTCGGGTTGCATCCCTCAAATTGACGGAAGAAAACGGATTTCATCACCTGGAAAAAATTCGGGTAGTTGACAGACCCGTGTTGATTATTCATGCAGAGTGGGATCATATCATCCCGTTTCGTGATGCTCAGGCATTATATGATGCCTGCGGCGCTGAAGATAAACAATTACTTAAAATCCCCGAAGCGAATCATAATGATATTTTATCTTGCGGATTTACAGCGTATATGGGGGCCGTAAAAAAAATAACGGATAAAGCGATACATCCATAA
- a CDS encoding LysM peptidoglycan-binding domain-containing protein, whose protein sequence is MQWKGVDDDDHVNVDDDDHVNLESDRDDYFYEKKRSVWHKFNIGNWPLRLGGRPERPFILIGAGLIVLIIVFIALIMKNPGKEENPFEAYKTKVKFIEEKIARLDKSVDRIAALDERAKTMEQLIQQLNRSNVAVSARIDAIAGDIRQMNKQIPTGKNVKTAAVKSGPVAKKQAATRYHTVRSGETLYRISRRYNIGLNELKLLNKLGAKALIHPGQKLIVGESL, encoded by the coding sequence ATGCAATGGAAAGGCGTTGATGATGATGATCATGTAAATGTTGATGATGATGATCATGTAAATCTTGAATCAGACAGGGATGATTATTTTTATGAAAAAAAACGATCAGTCTGGCATAAATTCAATATCGGCAATTGGCCTTTGAGACTGGGCGGCAGGCCGGAGAGGCCGTTTATACTCATTGGTGCCGGCCTGATCGTCCTGATTATTGTGTTTATTGCGTTGATAATGAAAAATCCGGGAAAAGAGGAAAATCCATTTGAAGCGTATAAGACAAAAGTTAAATTTATCGAGGAAAAAATAGCCCGGTTGGATAAAAGTGTTGACAGAATAGCTGCGCTGGACGAAAGAGCAAAAACGATGGAGCAGCTTATTCAGCAATTGAATCGATCCAATGTGGCCGTTTCGGCACGTATAGATGCCATCGCCGGTGATATAAGACAGATGAATAAGCAGATTCCGACAGGAAAAAATGTAAAAACCGCGGCCGTGAAATCTGGGCCGGTTGCGAAAAAACAAGCCGCAACCCGGTACCATACGGTACGTTCCGGAGAGACCCTGTATCGTATCAGCCGCCGGTATAATATCGGTCTGAATGAATTAAAACTGCTGAATAAACTGGGCGCGAAAGCGCTCATTCATCCGGGGCAGAAACTGATTGTAGGGGAAAGCCTGTAA
- a CDS encoding class I adenylate cyclase, with translation MINKILNYNKKTYYKYNRFRKQIFSELAPKESEAVLYLLPWLLSINHFTCPGYVPDLKKVFRVFNIDNEPEIIKREPVFKHMFGIARQESLIAPPRAYLVIEGLYTIGSIGTINQTSESDCDIWVCYDKALYNKTTLKHLHQKLNLIKDWLDINYKIPVYFFISDIGDIKNSRFGSVDSESCGSTQKNVLKEEFYRTCILICGKIPLWWLCYTDKVYMDYDQTVAAIKAKMYDGCDLIDFGNLEVIESREYFGAALWQLHKALTKPLKSIIKMILLKMLLDASQEHLMCHEFRKQVLSVHDKPMFPDPLVFTIVSIFNYYKHYRKSTLPFLKNCTYLRCKIKENDKSQTLKKKIAEDLFTRYPIDSKTKQTLSEYASWDLETQIDLGKRIFKLLLRIYKEIATAHSGETGIIDQQDLTIIGRKLSVVYQKKKDKIPTILKPTDVLNLSAIHLSLEKDTWQVFVGNRDAKPLASGTDIIYTIAFIVWNNLFDSNKVHMDPNPSSVTLQEIINLSKRIRDFFGTFDTVSIEYSNFLKKESIPKILVIVSFEKAPWDKDINDFGVVYLNNWGELFVKRFASPFKLDSFLNTNCTDRNRMMISYYVQRNSFSYEKIIERTKYIILDTLKLQIKDEG, from the coding sequence ATGATCAATAAAATTCTGAATTATAACAAAAAAACGTACTATAAATATAACCGGTTCAGAAAACAGATTTTTTCCGAACTGGCCCCCAAAGAAAGTGAAGCGGTTCTGTATCTGCTTCCCTGGCTGTTAAGCATCAACCATTTTACCTGCCCCGGATATGTTCCGGATCTGAAAAAAGTGTTCCGGGTATTCAATATCGATAACGAGCCGGAAATCATCAAACGCGAACCCGTATTCAAACACATGTTCGGCATCGCCCGCCAGGAATCACTGATAGCCCCCCCCAGAGCCTATCTCGTAATAGAGGGGTTGTATACCATCGGAAGTATCGGAACGATCAACCAGACTTCGGAATCAGACTGTGACATCTGGGTATGCTACGACAAAGCCCTGTATAACAAAACCACATTGAAGCATCTGCATCAAAAACTCAATCTGATTAAAGACTGGCTGGATATCAACTATAAAATACCGGTTTATTTTTTCATATCCGATATCGGCGACATCAAAAACAGCCGATTTGGCAGTGTGGACTCTGAAAGCTGCGGAAGCACACAAAAAAATGTCCTGAAAGAGGAATTTTACCGGACCTGTATTTTGATATGCGGCAAAATTCCATTATGGTGGTTGTGCTACACCGACAAAGTCTATATGGATTATGATCAGACAGTGGCAGCCATAAAAGCCAAAATGTATGACGGATGCGACCTGATTGACTTCGGGAATCTGGAAGTGATTGAAAGCCGGGAATACTTTGGCGCTGCCCTGTGGCAGCTGCATAAAGCCCTGACAAAACCTTTAAAATCAATCATTAAAATGATTTTGTTGAAAATGCTGCTGGATGCTTCCCAGGAGCATTTGATGTGCCACGAATTTCGAAAACAGGTTCTCTCTGTTCACGATAAACCGATGTTCCCTGACCCGCTGGTGTTCACTATCGTCTCCATTTTCAATTATTACAAACATTATCGAAAGAGCACGCTGCCATTTTTAAAAAATTGCACCTATCTTCGCTGTAAAATCAAGGAAAACGATAAAAGTCAGACATTGAAAAAAAAGATCGCGGAGGATCTGTTCACCCGGTATCCAATTGATTCCAAAACCAAACAAACTCTCAGCGAGTATGCCTCGTGGGATTTGGAAACTCAGATCGACCTGGGCAAACGCATTTTCAAGCTGCTGCTTCGGATCTACAAAGAAATTGCCACTGCCCATTCGGGAGAAACCGGCATTATAGATCAGCAGGACCTTACGATCATCGGCAGAAAGCTTTCAGTTGTTTACCAGAAAAAAAAGGACAAAATCCCCACCATTCTCAAGCCCACAGACGTGTTGAACCTGTCAGCCATCCATCTGAGCCTGGAAAAGGACACATGGCAGGTATTTGTTGGCAACCGGGACGCAAAGCCCCTGGCCTCAGGCACTGACATTATCTATACCATCGCCTTTATCGTATGGAACAATCTGTTTGATTCAAACAAAGTCCATATGGATCCCAATCCGTCAAGCGTTACGCTGCAGGAAATTATCAATCTGTCCAAACGCATCAGAGATTTTTTTGGCACCTTTGACACCGTCTCCATCGAGTACTCGAATTTTCTCAAAAAAGAATCCATCCCAAAAATACTGGTAATCGTAAGCTTCGAAAAAGCACCGTGGGATAAAGATATTAACGATTTTGGAGTCGTCTATCTGAACAACTGGGGTGAACTTTTTGTCAAACGGTTTGCCTCCCCTTTTAAACTCGATTCGTTTTTAAATACGAATTGTACGGATCGAAACCGGATGATGATCAGCTATTATGTTCAACGCAATTCTTTTTCTTATGAAAAAATCATTGAACGGACCAAATATATTATACTGGATACTTTAAAGTTACAGATAAAAGATGAAGGCTAA
- a CDS encoding HDOD domain-containing protein: MTQASSHQDQSIPLSVEHYIARMPRLSTTMAKVVAICNNSETSANDLNRVISLDPVLTGQVLKLINSAYYGLRSEATSLTRAIIMLGVNTVKNIALSSVILKNTGQKHLSDKAFMDRFWAHSLNVGVTAKTLAAMNQIPIASREQFFVAGLLHDLGKIPLHAASPEAYGRLSEYDIAGQARICHDETTTFGIHHCTIGQIIADKWALGKKLSDSLAFHHDPDQADEKTRTIVSFVAIANIFSIAFKQNLSEGNFFEIQIPNGLLNQAGVHQLVFSDLKRIVSEEIEKAKIFLDIIQKG; encoded by the coding sequence ATGACACAGGCCTCTTCGCATCAAGATCAAAGCATTCCGTTATCCGTAGAACATTATATTGCCCGAATGCCGAGGCTTTCCACCACTATGGCAAAAGTGGTGGCCATTTGTAACAATTCCGAAACTTCAGCCAATGATCTGAACCGTGTTATTTCACTCGATCCGGTTCTGACCGGTCAGGTCCTGAAACTGATCAATTCTGCATACTACGGCCTCCGAAGCGAGGCAACATCGCTTACAAGAGCTATTATAATGCTCGGAGTCAACACGGTAAAAAATATCGCCCTGAGTTCCGTCATCCTGAAAAATACCGGGCAGAAGCATTTATCGGACAAAGCATTTATGGACAGATTCTGGGCTCATTCCCTGAATGTCGGAGTAACCGCCAAGACGCTGGCTGCCATGAATCAAATCCCGATCGCCAGCCGGGAGCAGTTTTTTGTCGCCGGATTGCTCCATGACCTTGGGAAAATCCCTCTTCATGCAGCTTCACCGGAAGCATATGGCCGGCTATCCGAATACGACATCGCCGGGCAGGCCCGAATCTGTCATGATGAAACGACCACATTTGGAATACATCACTGCACGATTGGCCAGATCATCGCAGACAAATGGGCACTGGGAAAAAAGCTGAGTGATTCACTTGCTTTTCATCATGATCCGGATCAGGCAGATGAAAAAACCCGGACAATAGTATCCTTCGTAGCCATAGCCAACATTTTTTCTATTGCTTTTAAACAGAATTTATCTGAAGGTAATTTTTTCGAAATACAAATACCGAACGGGTTATTAAATCAGGCAGGCGTTCACCAGCTGGTATTTTCCGACCTGAAACGAATTGTCTCTGAAGAAATCGAAAAAGCAAAAATATTTTTAGATATCATTCAAAAAGGTTAG
- a CDS encoding MBL fold metallo-hydrolase — translation MKIKFWGVRGSIPCPGPNTVKYGGNTACIEIYFADINRRIIIDAGSGIRELGNYLLSDPASNSPVNADIFLSHSHWDHIMGFPFFGPIYIPTTKLRVYGPVTYEDTIKEVIGGQFTYRYFPVRQSELSSDITYIDLKEGCYDLGDGIKLTAKYLNHPVLCLGYRFEYQGKVFCTVYDTEPFQNIFCTDPADPSYDEAIAREGQEAADLANSLVEAFFSNADLIVYDVQYTRNEYESSKVGWGHTSIEYAISSSIRNKVKQVALFHHDPVRTDRQIDELTRRYCNPTDTGSTEIFFAREGMEINL, via the coding sequence ATGAAAATAAAATTCTGGGGGGTAAGAGGGTCTATTCCCTGTCCGGGTCCAAACACGGTAAAGTATGGGGGGAATACAGCCTGCATTGAAATTTATTTTGCTGACATCAACAGACGGATCATCATCGATGCCGGTTCAGGAATAAGAGAACTGGGCAATTATCTTCTGTCTGACCCGGCTTCTAACTCCCCCGTAAACGCAGACATTTTTCTGAGCCACTCCCACTGGGATCATATTATGGGCTTCCCGTTTTTCGGACCGATTTATATCCCGACAACAAAGCTCAGAGTCTATGGCCCCGTCACATACGAAGACACGATTAAAGAAGTCATCGGGGGGCAGTTCACTTATCGATATTTTCCAGTCCGGCAATCCGAGCTGTCTTCCGATATAACCTATATTGATCTCAAAGAAGGCTGTTACGATTTGGGCGATGGTATAAAACTGACGGCCAAATATCTGAATCATCCGGTGCTGTGTCTGGGTTACCGGTTTGAATACCAGGGAAAAGTGTTCTGTACGGTTTACGACACGGAACCGTTTCAAAATATTTTCTGCACTGACCCTGCTGATCCTTCTTATGATGAGGCTATCGCCCGTGAAGGCCAGGAAGCTGCGGATCTGGCGAACAGCCTGGTGGAAGCGTTTTTTTCTAACGCCGATCTGATCGTCTATGACGTGCAATATACACGGAATGAATATGAATCGTCAAAAGTCGGCTGGGGACACACCTCGATTGAATATGCCATCTCATCATCAATACGCAACAAGGTCAAACAGGTAGCGCTGTTTCATCATGATCCGGTCCGTACTGACCGTCAAATCGATGAACTCACCCGCAGATATTGCAACCCGACTGACACGGGTTCCACAGAGATTTTTTTTGCAAGGGAAGGCATGGAAATTAATCTATAA